The following are encoded in a window of Caldicellulosiruptor danielii genomic DNA:
- the hisB gene encoding imidazoleglycerol-phosphate dehydratase HisB, translating to MGQRVAEVQRKTKETDIRLILNIDGNGDYKISTGIGFFDHMLQLFSHHGKFDIQLEAKGDIYIDDHHTIEDIGIVLGQAFLKALSDKRGIKRYAHIILPMDEALVMVAVDISGRPYLAFDVDFKLPKLGDMTSQMVVEFFKAFVWSSKTTVHVKKLTGENDHHVCEAIFKAVGRTLKEASTIIDNRIPSSKGVL from the coding sequence ATGGGTCAAAGAGTTGCTGAAGTTCAGAGAAAGACAAAAGAGACAGATATTAGATTGATTTTGAATATTGATGGAAATGGTGATTACAAAATTTCAACAGGAATAGGTTTTTTTGATCACATGCTTCAACTATTTTCTCATCACGGGAAATTTGACATTCAACTTGAAGCGAAGGGTGATATATACATAGACGACCATCACACCATAGAAGATATTGGAATAGTTTTGGGCCAGGCTTTTCTAAAAGCTTTATCAGACAAAAGAGGGATAAAAAGATATGCCCATATAATTCTTCCCATGGATGAAGCACTTGTAATGGTTGCTGTGGATATTTCAGGAAGGCCTTATTTAGCGTTTGATGTAGATTTTAAACTACCAAAGCTTGGGGATATGACTTCTCAGATGGTGGTAGAATTTTTCAAAGCTTTTGTTTGGTCTTCTAAAACCACAGTCCATGTAAAGAAACTGACTGGCGAGAATGACCATCACGTTTGCGAAGCTATCTTTAAAGCTGTTGGAAGAACCTTAAAAGAAGCTTCTACAATAATCGATAATAGAATTCCATCGTCAAAAGGAGTGCTATAA
- a CDS encoding ATP phosphoribosyltransferase regulatory subunit, whose protein sequence is MSKKCVDYYPPVSDTLEEIRKKTIFLFKKFGYRLVEPSTFEDYEKSKSLNGSNTIKFMDSDGTVIALRNEFTPKVAEIASKLQTNVYPLKLCYFGKAYQFLQQEAGDLREFFQAGIENFHTSDSFYIDLEVLVLVVESLLELGVNNFTIDVGEVNFFKGIAKDFEIDETSSEVLCKLVDKKDYIGIENFLIRKGISQKVIDVFRSLTRLYGREDKIKEAKKFANNEMSKLAIERLSEIYNNMVKMGYQNYITIDFGMVKHLNYYTGIIFSGYLQKLGYPVLNGGRYDNLCEIFGRKLYAIGFAIGVDRILEWKLKNTPRNDKLYDNLVFYKEGYFEMALKLLLNSNNKSQKIYFHTLPANIEEAFIISKSMKVKRFMYVNEDGAKTYILEDLK, encoded by the coding sequence ATGAGCAAAAAGTGTGTGGATTACTATCCTCCAGTGTCTGATACCTTGGAAGAGATAAGAAAAAAGACTATCTTTTTGTTTAAAAAATTTGGGTACAGACTGGTTGAACCTTCAACTTTTGAAGATTATGAAAAGTCAAAAAGCTTAAATGGGAGTAACACTATAAAGTTTATGGACAGCGATGGAACTGTAATTGCCTTGAGAAATGAATTTACTCCAAAAGTTGCAGAGATTGCTTCTAAGCTTCAAACAAATGTTTATCCGCTCAAATTGTGTTACTTTGGCAAGGCATATCAGTTTCTTCAGCAGGAAGCTGGAGATTTAAGGGAATTTTTTCAAGCAGGCATAGAAAACTTTCATACATCTGATAGTTTTTATATAGACTTAGAGGTATTAGTGCTTGTGGTGGAAAGTTTACTTGAACTCGGCGTGAATAATTTTACAATTGATGTTGGTGAGGTAAATTTCTTTAAGGGAATTGCTAAAGATTTTGAGATTGACGAGACCTCATCAGAAGTGCTCTGCAAGCTTGTTGACAAGAAGGATTATATAGGGATTGAAAACTTTTTGATTCGAAAAGGTATTTCCCAAAAGGTGATAGATGTTTTCAGAAGCCTCACAAGACTTTATGGTAGAGAGGATAAGATAAAAGAGGCAAAAAAATTTGCAAACAATGAAATGTCTAAACTGGCGATAGAGAGACTGAGCGAAATATACAATAATATGGTAAAAATGGGTTACCAAAATTATATTACTATTGATTTTGGAATGGTAAAACATCTGAACTATTACACAGGTATAATATTCTCGGGCTATTTGCAAAAACTTGGCTATCCTGTATTAAATGGTGGAAGATACGATAATTTGTGCGAAATATTTGGTAGAAAACTGTATGCCATTGGATTTGCAATTGGTGTAGACAGAATTTTAGAGTGGAAATTAAAAAATACCCCAAGGAATGATAAGTTATACGATAACCTTGTTTTTTATAAGGAAGGGTACTTTGAAATGGCGTTGAAACTTCTTCTCAACTCTAATAACAAAAGCCAGAAAATCTATTTTCATACATTACCAGCAAATATAGAAGAAGCTTTTATTATTAGCAAAAGTATGAAAGTTAAAAGATTTATGTATGTAAATGAAGATGGTGCAAAAACGTATATATTGGAGGATTTAAAATGA
- the hisG gene encoding ATP phosphoribosyltransferase: MITIALPKGRLAQQTVELLKKVSLVDIDISDESRKLVMEDNKNSLRILMVKPFDVPTYVEYGVADIGVVGKDVLLEMNKRVYELLDLKIGKCFVALAGPKGMSKTLLGKPDKTIATKFPNITKEYFENVRGEDVKVIKLNGSVELAPILGLSDMIVDIVESGKTLKENGLEVYEKLYDISARLIANRASLKLKIQIEDIINRLERMIEE, from the coding sequence ATGATTACCATAGCGCTACCAAAGGGGAGATTAGCTCAGCAAACAGTTGAACTTTTGAAGAAAGTATCGCTTGTAGACATTGATATATCTGATGAAAGTAGAAAATTAGTGATGGAAGATAATAAAAATTCTTTACGTATTCTCATGGTAAAACCTTTTGACGTACCCACTTATGTGGAATACGGAGTTGCAGATATTGGCGTTGTGGGCAAAGATGTTCTGCTTGAAATGAACAAAAGGGTGTATGAACTTCTGGATTTAAAGATTGGGAAATGTTTTGTAGCCTTGGCAGGGCCTAAAGGGATGAGCAAAACTCTTTTGGGAAAGCCTGATAAGACAATCGCAACTAAATTTCCAAACATTACTAAGGAGTATTTTGAAAATGTTAGAGGTGAAGATGTGAAGGTAATAAAACTCAATGGTTCAGTAGAGCTTGCTCCAATTTTAGGACTTTCCGATATGATAGTAGACATTGTAGAAAGTGGTAAGACATTAAAAGAAAATGGACTTGAAGTGTATGAAAAGCTATACGACATTAGTGCTCGGCTTATTGCAAACAGGGCAAGTCTAAAATTAAAAATTCAGATAGAAGACATTATAAATCGTTTAGAAAGGATGATTGAAGAGTGA
- the hisC gene encoding histidinol-phosphate transaminase has product MFRKRLENFSNYTTPQIECLVKADANENLLELPEELKNIILDTLKNSISNLCFYPEINSQPLKEALARFYNLKNENFIVGNGSDQIIQLIVQACCEEDDQVFFLYPSFTMYRITAELFDVGFCFFDFTSQWEIDIDKIIDRIKTNEKIKVIFIDTPNNPTGIAWSTENLKALVEAFPSKLVVIDNAYGEYSDIDYIEFVRRYNNTIILKTFSKIGFAGIRCGYGIANENIIKNLHKVKPPYNVNILTQHIAIKVLENFEILKDNIKFIKNERDKMIQKLKGYYCVIQSEANFVTVVDEYADKIFEYLVTNKILVKKFDVGSHKLLRITLGKPQDNDIIIENLIRFKKEKA; this is encoded by the coding sequence ATGTTTAGAAAAAGATTAGAAAATTTTTCAAACTATACTACACCTCAAATAGAATGTTTGGTTAAAGCAGATGCCAACGAAAATCTTCTTGAGCTTCCTGAAGAGTTAAAAAATATAATTTTAGATACTTTAAAAAATAGTATATCTAATTTGTGTTTTTATCCCGAAATCAATTCTCAACCACTTAAAGAGGCTTTAGCAAGGTTTTACAATTTGAAAAATGAAAATTTTATTGTAGGAAATGGTTCAGACCAGATAATTCAACTTATTGTTCAAGCATGCTGTGAGGAGGATGACCAGGTATTTTTTCTATATCCTTCGTTTACCATGTATAGAATAACTGCTGAACTTTTTGATGTAGGGTTTTGTTTTTTTGATTTTACTTCTCAATGGGAAATTGATATTGATAAGATTATTGACAGAATAAAGACAAATGAGAAAATAAAGGTAATATTTATTGATACTCCAAATAATCCAACTGGGATTGCATGGAGCACAGAAAATTTAAAGGCTCTTGTAGAAGCATTTCCTTCAAAGCTTGTGGTAATTGACAATGCCTATGGTGAATACAGCGATATTGACTATATAGAGTTTGTAAGAAGATACAATAACACAATAATCCTTAAAACCTTTTCTAAAATAGGTTTTGCGGGTATAAGATGTGGCTATGGCATTGCAAATGAAAACATTATAAAAAACCTTCACAAGGTAAAACCGCCTTATAATGTAAACATCTTGACACAGCATATTGCTATCAAGGTTCTTGAGAATTTCGAAATACTAAAAGATAACATAAAGTTCATAAAAAATGAAAGAGATAAGATGATACAAAAACTCAAAGGATACTACTGTGTTATACAGTCTGAAGCAAACTTTGTAACAGTTGTAGATGAGTATGCCGACAAAATATTTGAATATCTTGTTACAAACAAAATTCTTGTAAAAAAGTTTGATGTGGGTAGCCATAAACTTTTAAGAATTACATTGGGCAAGCCTCAGGATAATGATATAATAATAGAAAATCTCATTCGGTTTAAAAAGGAGAAGGCATAA
- the hisD gene encoding histidinol dehydrogenase has protein sequence MRILSSRQQIENYIKTTKIRKWEDEEEIEQKVRRIITEVKDKKDEAVLYYTRLFDCEDICLDELQVTQEEIERAYFECEREDRDFIDALNAAYKNIYEYHMRQKEESWFYVKNGSLLGQIIRPLEKVGIYVPGGKGSYPSTVLMNSIPAKVAGVEKIIMVTPPDKQKNISKYTLAAAKICGVDIIYKVGGAQAIAALAFGTQIIPKVDKIVGPGNIFVATAKKLLFGYVDIDSVAGPSEVMVIADGSANPKYIAADLLSQAEHDPMARCILVTTSIQVAQEVSENVEKMLARFENSVALEAIEKNGAVIVVDSLSEAAEIANIIAPEHLEICSNNVEEVLLKIRNAGAVFIGEYSPEPVGDYIAGPNHVLPTSGTASFFSPLGVYDFVKKMSLIKYSKEQFFLDAQHAINIAQKEGFLFHANSLKVRLEDV, from the coding sequence GTGAGAATCTTGTCCAGTAGACAACAGATTGAAAACTACATAAAGACAACTAAGATAAGAAAATGGGAAGACGAGGAAGAAATTGAACAGAAGGTTCGCAGAATAATCACTGAGGTAAAAGATAAAAAAGATGAGGCTGTGCTTTACTACACCCGACTTTTTGATTGTGAAGATATTTGCTTAGATGAGCTGCAAGTGACCCAGGAAGAAATTGAAAGAGCGTATTTTGAATGTGAAAGGGAAGATAGAGATTTCATAGATGCTTTGAATGCAGCGTATAAGAATATCTATGAATATCACATGAGACAAAAAGAGGAAAGCTGGTTTTATGTAAAAAATGGGTCGCTACTTGGCCAGATTATAAGGCCTCTTGAAAAAGTAGGGATTTATGTTCCAGGAGGAAAAGGTTCTTATCCTTCAACAGTTTTAATGAATTCTATTCCTGCAAAAGTTGCTGGCGTTGAAAAAATAATTATGGTAACTCCACCTGACAAGCAAAAAAATATAAGCAAATACACTTTGGCAGCAGCAAAAATTTGTGGTGTTGATATAATTTACAAAGTGGGAGGAGCTCAAGCAATTGCAGCACTTGCATTTGGGACACAGATTATACCTAAGGTAGATAAGATTGTGGGGCCAGGAAATATCTTTGTCGCAACTGCTAAAAAATTGTTGTTTGGGTATGTGGATATTGACTCAGTGGCAGGACCAAGTGAAGTTATGGTTATTGCAGATGGTTCTGCTAATCCGAAATACATTGCTGCCGACTTGCTATCTCAGGCAGAACACGACCCCATGGCAAGGTGTATTTTAGTTACAACATCTATACAGGTGGCTCAAGAGGTTTCTGAGAATGTTGAGAAGATGCTTGCAAGATTTGAAAACTCAGTTGCTTTAGAAGCTATCGAAAAAAACGGTGCGGTAATAGTTGTGGATAGTCTTTCTGAAGCTGCTGAGATTGCGAATATAATTGCGCCTGAACACTTAGAGATTTGTAGCAATAATGTAGAGGAAGTTTTGCTTAAGATTAGAAACGCTGGCGCAGTTTTTATAGGTGAATATTCACCTGAGCCTGTTGGCGATTATATTGCAGGACCAAATCATGTACTGCCAACGTCTGGCACAGCAAGTTTCTTTTCTCCTCTTGGGGTTTATGATTTTGTTAAAAAAATGAGCTTAATAAAATATTCAAAAGAACAGTTTTTTTTAGATGCTCAACATGCAATAAACATAGCGCAAAAAGAAGGTTTCCTTTTTCATGCAAATTCGTTGAAGGTGAGGTTAGAAGATGTTTAG
- the hisH gene encoding imidazole glycerol phosphate synthase subunit HisH has translation MKRICIVDYGMGNLRSVQKAFEYIGFEAFVTSSKDEIERSDAIVLPGVGAFDVAIFNLERFGLVDVLRRKIKESLFLGICLGYQLLYEFSEEGSCEGLRIFKGEVKKFPQKENIKIPHMGWNRIKVKGNSKLLKGVDDQFVYFVHSYYVKNKDKSIVSSVCEHGIEFDSSIESGNIFATQFHPEKSGEVGLQILKNFGGLL, from the coding sequence GTGAAAAGGATATGCATTGTGGACTATGGGATGGGAAACTTGAGAAGTGTGCAAAAAGCATTTGAATACATAGGCTTTGAAGCTTTTGTTACGTCAAGCAAAGACGAAATTGAAAGATCAGATGCGATTGTTTTGCCGGGGGTAGGAGCATTTGATGTCGCTATTTTTAATCTTGAAAGATTTGGTCTTGTTGATGTCTTGAGAAGAAAAATAAAAGAGTCTTTATTTTTGGGTATTTGCTTGGGTTATCAGCTTTTGTACGAATTTAGCGAAGAAGGCAGTTGTGAGGGTTTAAGAATTTTCAAGGGAGAGGTCAAAAAGTTTCCTCAAAAAGAAAACATAAAAATCCCACACATGGGATGGAACAGGATAAAAGTTAAAGGAAATTCAAAACTTTTAAAAGGTGTGGATGATCAGTTTGTCTATTTTGTTCATTCGTATTATGTGAAAAATAAAGATAAATCAATAGTATCTTCAGTATGTGAGCATGGTATAGAGTTTGATTCCTCAATAGAAAGTGGTAATATATTTGCTACTCAGTTTCATCCTGAAAAAAGTGGGGAAGTAGGGTTGCAAATACTTAAAAACTT